One region of Sphingomonas kaistensis genomic DNA includes:
- a CDS encoding glutathione S-transferase family protein gives MSNDLTFYTNPQSRGQMVRWMLEEVGVPYETEYLTYGGTMKAEPYLAVNPMGKVPAIKHDDKVVTEVAAICAYLADAFPEAGLAPPVADRADYYRFLFFAAGPLEQAFSLKAVNFEVPPDKQALFGFGNHANTFVALTKMLEGREYITGQFSAADLYVASELGFMMMFGGLERKEPFASYVARCTDREAYRRGKRKDAEAAEAMKAQG, from the coding sequence ATGAGCAACGACCTCACGTTCTACACCAACCCCCAGTCGCGCGGGCAGATGGTCCGCTGGATGCTGGAAGAGGTCGGCGTGCCGTACGAGACGGAATATTTGACCTACGGCGGGACGATGAAGGCTGAGCCGTATCTGGCGGTCAATCCGATGGGCAAGGTTCCGGCGATCAAGCATGACGACAAGGTCGTGACCGAGGTGGCCGCGATCTGCGCCTATCTCGCCGATGCCTTCCCCGAAGCCGGCCTTGCGCCGCCGGTCGCCGACCGGGCCGATTATTACCGCTTTCTGTTCTTTGCTGCCGGCCCTCTGGAACAGGCCTTCAGCCTCAAGGCAGTCAATTTCGAGGTCCCGCCCGACAAGCAGGCGCTGTTCGGCTTCGGCAATCACGCCAACACGTTTGTGGCACTGACCAAGATGCTCGAAGGCCGCGAGTATATCACCGGGCAGTTTAGCGCTGCAGACCTCTACGTCGCCTCTGAACTTGGCTTCATGATGATGTTCGGCGGGCTTGAGCGGAAAGAACCCTTCGCAAGCTACGTCGCCCGCTGCACCGACCGCGAGGCCTATCGCCGTGGCAAGCGGAAGGACGCCGAAGCCGCGGAAGCGATGAAGGCACAAGGTTGA
- a CDS encoding aldo/keto reductase family oxidoreductase, translated as MTDVAKAGTYRLGDREVKRMGYGAMQLAGPGVFGPPRDRDEAVAVLREAVASGVNHIDTSDYYGPFVTNEIIREALHPYPDDLVIVTKLGARRGKDGSWLPWNRPEDLEQGVRDNLQRLGLDAMEVVNLRIMGDGHGPSEGSIADQVEAMARLQRDGLVRHIGVSNVTAAQVAEARGIVEVACVQNMYNLVHREDDGLVDELAAAGIAYVPFFPLGGFTPLQSDDLSAIAGELDATPMQVALAWLLQRSPNILLIPGTSSRAHLRENLAAAELQLSSEVLGRLDAIARSAEPAEA; from the coding sequence ATGACCGACGTCGCAAAGGCAGGCACCTATCGGCTGGGCGACCGCGAGGTGAAGCGGATGGGCTATGGCGCCATGCAGCTGGCCGGCCCGGGCGTGTTCGGTCCGCCGCGCGATCGCGACGAGGCGGTCGCCGTCCTGCGCGAGGCAGTGGCGAGCGGGGTCAATCACATCGACACCAGCGATTATTACGGCCCGTTCGTCACCAACGAGATCATCCGCGAGGCCCTGCATCCCTATCCCGACGATCTGGTGATCGTCACCAAGCTCGGCGCGCGGCGGGGCAAGGATGGGTCCTGGTTGCCGTGGAATCGGCCGGAAGACCTCGAACAGGGGGTTCGCGACAATCTGCAGCGGCTGGGCCTCGACGCCATGGAGGTGGTCAATCTGCGGATCATGGGCGATGGCCACGGCCCGTCCGAGGGCTCGATTGCCGATCAGGTCGAAGCGATGGCGCGGTTGCAGCGCGATGGCCTGGTGCGGCACATCGGGGTCAGCAACGTGACCGCGGCGCAGGTCGCCGAAGCGCGCGGGATCGTAGAGGTCGCCTGCGTCCAGAACATGTACAATCTGGTGCACCGCGAGGATGACGGCTTGGTCGACGAGCTGGCCGCGGCGGGCATTGCCTATGTGCCGTTCTTCCCGCTCGGTGGCTTCACCCCGCTGCAGTCGGACGACCTGTCGGCAATTGCCGGGGAGCTGGACGCGACGCCGATGCAGGTGGCGCTGGCCTGGCTACTCCAGCGCTCGCCCAACATTCTGCTCATCCCCGGCACCTCGTCGCGGGCGCACCTGCGCGAGAATCTGGCCGCGGCCGAGCTGCAGCTTTCGAGCGAGGTGCTGGGCCGGCTCGACGCGATCGCCCGATCGGCCGAGCCGGCCGAAGCCTAG
- a CDS encoding M28 family metallopeptidase yields the protein MTRFALLLAATTLAASPLAAQNFSIPRISQDIKTLSSDAYEGRGPATPGEVKTVAYLSQQLKAAGVQPGGDVVNGQRQYTQRVPLLQSNWTADPVVTLQGGTAAGRLAQGTDIAVRAPLNGASQLQLANAPLVFAGYGVQAPERQWDDFKGMDVRGKILVVFINDPDFDGPLADGGPDFGGKAMTYYGRWTYKYEQAAKLGAAGVLIVHEDAPASYGWATVKNSNTNTMFDVVRQQPGAAHPAMESWISSATAEKIFAASGTTLAQAKAAARRRDFKPVELPVRLNASGTATAQTITSYNVVGLLPGTTRPDETVIYSAHWDHLGVGLPDARGDRIYNGAADNATGTAHVLEQARQFAREPRTQRSLVFLFVTAEEKGLLGTEYYVSNPLYALGKTAGVLNTDGGSLYGPSRDFSISGSAKLGLLDLLTAEAAKQNRTYSPDERPEAGSFFRSDHFPFAKRGVPAISWNGGRDLVNGGKARAKALADDYTAKRYHQPADEFDPNWDFTGLVQDARILHAVGRNLANSTAWPNWSEDSEFRGARDASGAERGGPAPAAATTAAGERG from the coding sequence TTGACCCGTTTCGCCCTGCTTCTCGCCGCCACCACGCTTGCCGCCAGCCCGCTCGCTGCGCAGAACTTCTCGATCCCGCGCATTTCGCAGGACATCAAGACGCTCAGTTCCGACGCTTATGAAGGCCGCGGACCGGCCACGCCGGGTGAGGTCAAGACCGTCGCCTACCTCAGCCAGCAGCTCAAGGCGGCCGGGGTGCAGCCAGGCGGCGACGTGGTGAACGGCCAGCGCCAATATACCCAGCGCGTGCCCTTGCTGCAGTCGAACTGGACCGCCGACCCGGTCGTGACGCTGCAGGGCGGCACCGCTGCTGGCCGCCTTGCGCAGGGTACCGACATCGCCGTTCGCGCACCGCTGAACGGAGCGAGCCAGCTCCAGCTCGCCAACGCGCCGCTGGTGTTCGCCGGCTACGGCGTCCAGGCGCCCGAGCGCCAGTGGGACGACTTCAAGGGCATGGACGTGCGCGGCAAGATCCTCGTCGTCTTCATCAACGACCCCGACTTCGACGGCCCGCTGGCCGACGGCGGCCCGGACTTCGGCGGCAAGGCGATGACCTATTACGGCCGCTGGACCTACAAGTACGAACAGGCCGCCAAGCTCGGCGCCGCCGGCGTACTGATCGTCCACGAGGACGCGCCTGCCTCCTACGGCTGGGCGACGGTCAAGAATAGCAACACCAACACCATGTTCGACGTCGTCCGGCAGCAACCCGGAGCCGCGCATCCGGCGATGGAAAGCTGGATCAGTTCGGCGACGGCGGAAAAGATCTTCGCCGCTTCCGGCACCACGCTGGCGCAGGCCAAGGCCGCCGCCCGCCGCCGCGACTTTAAGCCGGTCGAGCTGCCCGTCCGCCTCAACGCTAGCGGCACCGCCACCGCCCAGACCATCACCAGCTACAATGTCGTTGGCCTGCTGCCCGGCACCACCCGCCCGGACGAGACGGTGATCTACTCCGCCCACTGGGACCATCTCGGCGTCGGCCTTCCCGACGCGCGCGGCGACCGCATCTACAATGGCGCCGCCGACAATGCGACGGGCACCGCTCATGTGCTGGAGCAGGCCCGCCAGTTCGCCCGCGAGCCGCGCACCCAGCGCAGCCTCGTCTTCCTGTTCGTCACCGCCGAGGAGAAGGGCCTGCTCGGCACTGAATATTACGTCTCCAACCCGCTCTACGCCTTGGGCAAGACCGCCGGCGTCCTCAACACTGACGGCGGTTCGCTTTATGGTCCGTCGCGCGACTTCTCCATCTCGGGCTCGGCCAAGCTCGGGCTGCTCGACCTGCTGACGGCAGAGGCCGCCAAGCAGAACCGCACCTATTCGCCCGACGAGCGGCCGGAAGCGGGTTCCTTCTTCCGTTCCGACCACTTCCCCTTCGCCAAGCGCGGCGTGCCGGCCATCAGCTGGAACGGTGGGCGCGACCTGGTCAATGGCGGCAAGGCGCGGGCCAAGGCGTTGGCCGATGACTACACTGCCAAGCGTTATCACCAGCCGGCCGACGAATTCGACCCGAACTGGGACTTCACCGGCCTGGTCCAGGACGCCCGGATCCTTCACGCGGTCGGCCGCAACCTTGCCAATTCGACCGCCTGGCCGAACTGGAGCGAGGACAGCGAATTCCGCGGCGCGCGTGACGCTTCCGGTGCCGAGCGCGGCGGCCCCGCCCCCGCAGCGGCGACCACCGCGGCCGGCGAGCGGGGCTAG
- a CDS encoding S9 family peptidase — MTGKTMMMLVGALLGSASAAPAMAQAPAPPLSQIAAVTPAPSPVFSGGDLFNLSYASDPQVSPDGKRIAYVRMSADVMSDRYRPSIWLIDTATGRQEPLVAGSGAHSSPRWSPDGRRLAYVSTSEGPGAQLFVKWLDSGQAARITGLPDGPSDIAWSSDGRRIAYLMRVPGEGPSIGKAPPKPEGATWAEPLQVIDRLQYRNDGSGNVRPGFEQLFVIDADGGAPRRLTSGGVPLNGPLDWAGDSIILSGNRSPSWEREPVESNLLAVDSSTGAVTELTRRKGPEGSASVSPDGRTIAFLGFEDDGQAYNQAGLYLMNRDGSDMRRIASEFDRSIDNVQWSGNQLVIGFEEKGHYRLARVSTAGAVSPLPHDLAAPAVGRPYTGGAWSVARDGTIAFTSGSASRPTDISVARGNSARRLTALNDLWLSGKRLGEVRTLDAKAADGTPVPGWILLPAGYQEGQKVPTILEIHGGPYTSYGPYFSTDYQLFAAAGYAVLFPNVRGSTGYGEAFADGIEKSYPTPNETDLMASIDAAVAAGFADPDNLFITGGSGGGLLTAWMTGHTNRFKAAAVQKPVINWTSQALVADGVGFFGRYWLGAEPWEQPEKYWQRSPLSLAGKVKTPTLVIVGGDDLRTPNAEAEQWYSALRVQGVPAMLVKVPGASHSLDGRPSQAAARASAITAWFDRYRTRK; from the coding sequence ATGACGGGCAAGACGATGATGATGCTGGTGGGCGCGCTGCTGGGCAGCGCCTCGGCGGCTCCGGCCATGGCGCAGGCCCCGGCGCCACCTCTCTCGCAGATCGCCGCAGTGACCCCAGCCCCGTCCCCGGTCTTCTCCGGCGGCGACCTGTTCAATCTCAGCTATGCCTCCGACCCACAGGTCAGCCCGGACGGCAAGCGCATCGCCTACGTCCGGATGAGCGCCGACGTGATGAGCGATCGCTATCGCCCGAGCATCTGGCTGATCGACACCGCGACCGGCCGGCAGGAACCGCTTGTCGCGGGCAGCGGCGCCCACAGCAGCCCGCGCTGGTCGCCCGACGGGCGCCGCCTGGCCTATGTGTCGACCTCCGAGGGTCCCGGCGCGCAACTCTTCGTGAAGTGGTTGGACAGCGGCCAGGCAGCCCGCATCACTGGCCTTCCCGATGGCCCCTCCGACATCGCCTGGTCGTCCGACGGCCGCCGTATCGCCTATCTGATGCGGGTGCCCGGCGAAGGGCCGAGCATCGGCAAGGCGCCGCCCAAGCCCGAAGGCGCGACCTGGGCCGAGCCGCTGCAGGTCATCGACCGCCTGCAATATCGCAACGACGGCTCGGGCAACGTCCGCCCGGGTTTCGAGCAGCTGTTCGTGATCGACGCCGACGGCGGCGCCCCGCGGCGACTGACCAGCGGGGGCGTTCCCCTCAACGGCCCACTCGACTGGGCGGGCGACAGCATCATCCTCAGCGGCAATCGCAGCCCGAGCTGGGAACGTGAGCCGGTCGAGAGCAACCTCCTCGCGGTCGACAGCAGCACCGGCGCGGTCACCGAACTGACCCGCCGCAAAGGCCCGGAAGGCTCCGCCTCAGTCTCTCCCGACGGCCGCACCATCGCCTTTCTCGGCTTCGAAGACGACGGCCAGGCCTACAACCAGGCCGGTCTCTACCTGATGAACCGCGACGGATCGGACATGCGGCGGATCGCCTCCGAGTTCGACCGGTCGATCGACAACGTCCAATGGTCGGGCAACCAGCTGGTTATCGGCTTTGAAGAGAAAGGTCACTACCGCCTCGCCCGGGTCAGCACCGCCGGCGCCGTCAGCCCCCTGCCCCACGACCTTGCCGCGCCCGCGGTCGGACGCCCTTACACCGGCGGCGCGTGGAGCGTCGCGCGGGATGGCACGATCGCGTTCACCAGCGGCTCGGCCAGCCGTCCGACCGACATCTCCGTCGCGCGCGGCAACAGCGCCCGGCGGCTGACCGCACTCAACGACCTGTGGCTGTCGGGCAAGCGCCTCGGCGAGGTCCGCACGCTCGATGCCAAGGCTGCCGACGGGACGCCCGTTCCAGGCTGGATCCTGCTTCCGGCGGGCTATCAGGAAGGCCAGAAGGTCCCGACCATCCTTGAGATCCACGGCGGCCCCTACACCAGCTACGGCCCCTATTTCTCGACCGACTATCAACTGTTCGCCGCCGCCGGCTATGCGGTGCTGTTCCCCAACGTGCGCGGATCGACCGGCTATGGCGAAGCCTTCGCCGACGGGATCGAGAAGAGCTACCCGACCCCCAACGAGACCGACCTCATGGCCTCGATCGATGCTGCAGTGGCGGCGGGCTTCGCCGACCCCGACAATTTGTTCATCACCGGCGGGTCGGGCGGCGGGCTACTGACCGCCTGGATGACCGGCCACACCAACCGCTTCAAGGCGGCCGCGGTGCAGAAGCCGGTGATCAACTGGACCAGCCAGGCGCTGGTCGCCGACGGGGTCGGCTTCTTCGGCCGCTACTGGCTTGGTGCCGAGCCGTGGGAGCAGCCCGAAAAATACTGGCAGCGTTCGCCGCTCAGTCTGGCCGGCAAGGTCAAGACCCCGACCCTGGTGATTGTCGGCGGCGACGATCTGCGCACGCCCAATGCCGAGGCCGAGCAATGGTATTCGGCGCTTCGCGTACAGGGCGTCCCGGCGATGCTGGTCAAGGTGCCCGGCGCCTCGCACAGCCTCGACGGGCGGCCCAGCCAGGCCGCGGCCCGGGCATCGGCGATCACCGCCTGGTTCGACCGCTACCGAACCCGCAAGTAA
- the clpA gene encoding ATP-dependent Clp protease ATP-binding subunit ClpA produces the protein MPSFARDLEQTLHNALGEASRRRHEYATLEHLLMALIDDGHASKVMTACGVNRDELKATVKQYLDGELGALVADSGTDPTPTSGFQRVVQRAILHVQSSGRDEVTGANVLVALFSERESYAVYFLQQQDMSRLDAVTYISHGVGKGENAEGAQPAAGTETPETKSDKPGADKKESALKQFTVDLNEKAKNGKVDPLIGRMAEVDRTVQILCRRSKNNPLYVGDPGVGKTAIAEGLARKIIEGDVPEVLKPAVIYSLDMGALLAGTRYRGDFEERLKSVVTELEKLPHAILFIDEIHTVIGAGATSGGAMDASNLLKPALSGGSIRCIGSTTYKEFRNHFEKDRALLRRFQKIDVNEPTVEDTIKIIAGLRSSFEEHHKVRYTPDAIKSAVELSARYIHDRKLPDKAIDVIDEVGAMQMLVPVGKRKKVITPKEVEQVVATMARIPPKSVSTDDKKTLQNLEADLKRVVFGQDLAVERLASAIKLSRAGLRDPDKPIGNYLFSGPTGVGKTEVARQLASILGIPLQRFDMSEYMERHSVSRLIGAPPGYVGYDQGGLLTDAVDQQPHSVLLLDEIEKAHPDLFNILLQVMDNGKLTDHHGKTVDFRNTILIMTTNAGASDMARESIGFGAMSREDVQEDAIRKMFTPEFRNRLDAVVPFGYLPPAVVARVVDKFILQLELQLADRGVHIELDDEAREWLTAKGYDKLYGARPMGRLVQEKIKQPLAEELLFGKLVHGGEVKVRLKDNNPVFEITPAAPAKATKPKSAKGRRARVAEQPQPQPQPEANAQPETGEQPETPAAE, from the coding sequence ATGCCCAGTTTCGCCCGCGACCTCGAACAAACCCTGCACAATGCGCTTGGGGAGGCGAGCCGCCGTCGTCACGAATATGCCACGCTTGAGCATCTGCTCATGGCGCTGATCGACGATGGCCATGCTTCCAAGGTGATGACCGCCTGCGGCGTGAACCGCGATGAGCTCAAGGCCACCGTCAAGCAGTACCTGGACGGAGAGCTTGGCGCGCTGGTCGCCGACAGCGGCACCGATCCGACCCCCACCAGCGGGTTCCAGCGCGTGGTTCAGCGCGCGATCCTGCACGTCCAAAGCTCGGGCCGTGACGAAGTGACCGGCGCCAACGTGCTTGTGGCGCTCTTCTCCGAGCGGGAAAGCTATGCGGTCTATTTCCTCCAGCAGCAGGACATGAGCCGGCTGGATGCGGTAACCTACATCAGCCACGGCGTCGGCAAGGGCGAGAATGCCGAAGGCGCCCAGCCCGCGGCCGGCACCGAAACGCCTGAAACCAAGTCGGACAAGCCGGGCGCGGACAAGAAGGAAAGCGCGCTCAAGCAGTTCACCGTCGATCTCAACGAAAAGGCCAAGAACGGCAAGGTCGACCCGCTGATCGGGCGCATGGCCGAGGTCGACCGTACGGTGCAGATCCTCTGCCGCCGGTCCAAGAACAACCCGCTCTATGTGGGCGATCCGGGCGTCGGCAAGACCGCCATCGCCGAAGGCCTCGCGCGCAAGATCATCGAGGGCGACGTGCCCGAGGTGCTGAAGCCCGCGGTGATCTACTCGCTCGACATGGGCGCGCTGTTGGCCGGCACCCGCTACCGCGGCGATTTCGAAGAGCGGCTGAAGTCGGTCGTGACCGAGCTCGAGAAGCTGCCCCACGCGATCCTGTTCATCGACGAGATCCACACGGTGATTGGCGCAGGCGCGACCAGCGGCGGGGCGATGGATGCGTCCAACCTCCTCAAGCCCGCACTGTCGGGCGGGTCGATCCGCTGCATCGGGTCGACCACCTACAAGGAGTTCCGCAACCACTTCGAGAAGGACCGGGCGCTGCTCCGGCGCTTCCAGAAGATCGACGTCAACGAGCCGACGGTCGAAGACACGATCAAGATCATCGCCGGCCTGCGCTCGAGCTTCGAGGAGCATCACAAGGTCCGCTACACCCCCGATGCGATCAAGTCGGCGGTTGAGCTCAGCGCGCGTTACATCCACGACCGCAAGCTGCCGGACAAGGCGATCGACGTGATCGACGAGGTCGGCGCGATGCAGATGCTGGTGCCGGTGGGCAAGCGCAAGAAGGTGATCACGCCCAAGGAGGTCGAACAGGTCGTCGCGACCATGGCGCGCATCCCACCGAAGAGCGTCAGCACCGACGACAAGAAGACGCTCCAGAACCTGGAAGCGGACTTGAAGCGCGTCGTATTCGGGCAGGACCTGGCGGTCGAGCGGCTGGCCTCGGCCATCAAGCTCAGCCGGGCGGGCCTGCGCGATCCCGACAAGCCGATCGGCAATTACCTGTTCTCAGGGCCGACCGGCGTCGGCAAGACCGAGGTGGCGCGCCAGCTCGCCTCGATCCTCGGCATTCCGCTGCAGCGCTTCGACATGTCCGAATATATGGAGCGCCACTCGGTCAGCCGGCTGATCGGCGCGCCCCCGGGCTATGTCGGCTATGACCAGGGCGGCCTGTTGACCGACGCGGTCGACCAGCAGCCGCACAGCGTGCTCCTGCTCGACGAGATCGAGAAGGCGCACCCGGACCTGTTCAACATCCTTCTGCAGGTGATGGACAACGGCAAGCTGACCGATCACCACGGCAAGACCGTCGATTTCCGCAACACGATCCTTATCATGACCACCAATGCCGGTGCGTCGGACATGGCGCGGGAGAGCATCGGCTTCGGGGCGATGAGCCGCGAGGACGTGCAGGAAGACGCGATCCGCAAGATGTTCACGCCCGAATTCCGCAACCGCCTCGATGCGGTGGTGCCGTTCGGTTACCTGCCGCCCGCGGTGGTTGCCCGGGTCGTGGACAAGTTCATCTTGCAGCTGGAGCTTCAGCTGGCGGATCGCGGCGTGCACATCGAGCTCGACGACGAGGCTCGCGAGTGGCTCACCGCCAAGGGCTATGACAAGCTCTATGGCGCGCGTCCGATGGGTCGCCTGGTGCAGGAGAAGATCAAGCAGCCGCTGGCCGAGGAACTGTTGTTCGGCAAGCTGGTCCACGGCGGCGAGGTCAAGGTCCGCCTGAAGGACAACAACCCGGTGTTCGAGATCACGCCTGCGGCACCGGCCAAGGCCACCAAGCCCAAGAGCGCCAAGGGTCGCCGCGCCCGCGTCGCGGAACAGCCGCAGCCGCAGCCGCAGCCGGAGGCCAATGCTCAGCCGGAAACGGGCGAGCAGCCGGAGACCCCGGCAGCCGAGTAA
- a CDS encoding DUF1192 domain-containing protein, giving the protein MSDLGSDLVGMDDDFFSSRPEDPLVLLARQDLDPLSFDELDARILALEAEIERVRSHKDTVSRHRSAADALFKR; this is encoded by the coding sequence TTGTCGGACCTCGGCTCCGACCTTGTGGGCATGGACGATGATTTCTTCTCGTCACGCCCCGAGGATCCACTGGTGCTGCTTGCACGCCAGGACCTCGACCCACTCAGCTTCGACGAGCTGGATGCCCGTATCCTCGCCCTCGAGGCGGAGATCGAACGGGTCCGCTCGCACAAGGATACGGTTTCCCGTCACCGTTCCGCGGCCGATGCGCTGTTCAAGCGATAG
- a CDS encoding NAD(P)H-quinone oxidoreductase, which produces MDLPDVMTAIEISQPGGPEVLVPVTRPVPIPAAGELLVRVAAAGVNRPDVLQRRGFYPPPPGASDIPGLEIAGTVVAAGEGATHHIGTRVTALIAGGGYAEYAIAPAATALPVPDGLSMAEAAALPETLFTVWVNLFERGFASEGDWVLVHGGTSGIGTMAISLCRLLGVKAIVTCGSDEKCAAALGLGAAAAVNYKTQDFVEEVKRLTGGAGANVILDMVGGDYLPRNLSCLADDGRHVSIATQRGVTAELNILDVMRRRLTLTGSTLRPRPIGFKGLVAEELRREIWPFVDSGQLRPVMDRTFPLAQAGAAHARMESGAHVGKIVLLASEA; this is translated from the coding sequence ATGGACCTTCCGGACGTCATGACGGCCATCGAGATCAGCCAGCCGGGCGGCCCCGAGGTGCTGGTGCCAGTCACCCGCCCCGTGCCGATCCCGGCGGCGGGCGAGCTGCTGGTCCGGGTCGCCGCGGCCGGGGTCAATCGCCCGGACGTTCTCCAGCGCCGCGGCTTCTATCCGCCGCCGCCGGGTGCCAGCGACATCCCGGGACTGGAGATCGCCGGTACGGTCGTCGCGGCAGGCGAGGGTGCGACCCATCACATCGGCACCAGGGTGACCGCGCTGATCGCGGGTGGCGGCTATGCCGAATATGCAATCGCTCCCGCCGCCACCGCGCTGCCGGTGCCGGACGGGCTGAGCATGGCCGAGGCGGCGGCGCTGCCGGAAACGTTGTTCACCGTGTGGGTCAATTTGTTCGAACGCGGTTTTGCCAGCGAGGGGGACTGGGTGCTGGTCCACGGCGGCACCAGCGGCATCGGCACCATGGCGATCTCGCTGTGCCGGCTGCTCGGCGTCAAGGCGATCGTGACCTGCGGCAGCGACGAGAAATGCGCTGCGGCGCTCGGCCTGGGCGCTGCGGCGGCGGTCAATTACAAGACGCAGGACTTCGTCGAGGAAGTGAAGCGGCTGACCGGCGGGGCAGGGGCCAACGTCATCCTCGACATGGTCGGCGGCGACTATCTGCCGCGCAACCTTTCCTGCCTTGCCGACGATGGCCGCCACGTGTCGATCGCCACCCAGCGCGGAGTGACGGCCGAACTCAACATCCTCGACGTCATGCGTCGCCGACTGACCCTCACCGGATCGACGCTTCGGCCGCGCCCGATCGGCTTCAAGGGTCTGGTCGCCGAGGAATTACGCCGCGAAATCTGGCCCTTCGTCGACAGCGGCCAACTGCGCCCGGTGATGGACCGCACCTTTCCGCTGGCGCAAGCCGGGGCCGCGCACGCCCGGATGGAGTCGGGGGCCCACGTCGGCAAGATCGTGCTGCTGGCAAGCGAGGCCTGA
- a CDS encoding DUF1013 domain-containing protein: MPHATAAWLVDNSSLTFEQIAEFCGLHILEVQAIADDTAATKLTGRDPLRSGELTHEEIERGQADPNYSLKMFKAPEQVTRTKGPRYTPVSKRQDKPDGIAWIIKNHPEVSDGMIGKLIGTTRTTIAAIRDRSHWNIANIQPKDPVTLGLTSQRELDAAVAKAQKAAGIEQVDDGRLDTDRASLIEQLRAEREQHVRDAEAAALDAQRDEHGLAPGEIVPGIADPFRK, encoded by the coding sequence ATGCCGCATGCGACCGCCGCCTGGCTGGTCGACAACAGCAGCCTGACCTTTGAGCAGATCGCTGAATTCTGCGGCCTCCACATCCTCGAGGTTCAGGCCATCGCCGACGATACGGCAGCGACCAAGCTGACCGGCCGCGATCCGCTGCGTTCGGGCGAGCTGACGCATGAGGAGATCGAGCGCGGCCAGGCCGACCCGAACTACAGCCTCAAGATGTTCAAGGCGCCCGAGCAGGTCACCCGCACCAAGGGTCCGCGCTACACGCCGGTGTCGAAGCGCCAGGACAAGCCGGACGGAATCGCCTGGATCATCAAGAACCATCCGGAAGTGTCTGACGGGATGATCGGCAAGCTGATCGGGACCACCCGCACCACCATCGCCGCGATCCGCGACCGCAGCCACTGGAACATCGCCAACATCCAGCCCAAGGACCCGGTTACCCTCGGCCTGACCTCGCAGCGCGAACTGGATGCGGCGGTTGCCAAGGCGCAAAAGGCCGCCGGCATCGAGCAGGTCGACGACGGCCGTCTCGACACCGATCGCGCCAGCCTGATCGAACAGCTGCGGGCCGAGCGCGAACAGCATGTCCGCGACGCGGAAGCCGCCGCCCTCGACGCCCAGCGCGACGAGCATGGCCTGGCCCCGGGCGAGATCGTGCCCGGCATCGCGGATCCGTTCCGCAAGTAA
- a CDS encoding exodeoxyribonuclease VII small subunit codes for MATAPETLSFEAALARLEDIVRLLERGEAPLDQSIDLYQEGDRLKRLCEERLKSAQARIDAIALGPDGQPAGTRPFEAQ; via the coding sequence ATGGCCACTGCTCCCGAAACCCTGTCGTTCGAAGCCGCCCTGGCGCGGCTCGAGGACATCGTCCGCCTGCTGGAACGCGGCGAAGCGCCGCTCGACCAGTCGATCGACCTCTACCAGGAGGGCGACCGGCTGAAGCGCTTGTGCGAGGAACGGCTGAAGTCGGCCCAGGCGCGGATCGACGCCATCGCGCTCGGGCCCGATGGGCAGCCGGCCGGTACCCGCCCGTTCGAGGCGCAATGA
- a CDS encoding polyprenyl synthetase family protein — translation MEAAAEDTDLLGEARRIAAGVDRLFEDALADRCDGRDRLCQAMRHAGIGGGKRLRPLLTVAAARLFGIDEDRALRAGSAIEAIHVYSLIHDDLPCMDDDDLRRGKPTVHKAFDEATAVLAGDCFHALAFELLADDATHEDPFVRSELVVELAKASGIDGMGGGQAMDLAAEGQFLDLPAITRLQQLKTGALIEYAVEAAVIMGRVAEDGRAPYRGYARNVGLAFQIADDLLDHEGDESAAGKKLNKDADAGKATFVSLLGPDRARLQAEMLVTQAIEHLHGHGEEADLLRAIARYAVERDR, via the coding sequence ATGGAAGCCGCTGCCGAGGATACCGACCTGCTCGGCGAAGCGCGCCGGATCGCGGCCGGGGTCGACCGCCTGTTCGAGGATGCGCTGGCCGACCGCTGCGACGGCCGCGACCGACTGTGCCAGGCGATGCGTCACGCGGGCATCGGCGGCGGCAAACGGCTTCGCCCGCTCCTGACGGTGGCCGCCGCGCGATTGTTCGGGATCGACGAGGATCGCGCGCTTCGGGCTGGCTCCGCGATCGAGGCGATCCACGTCTACAGCCTGATCCACGACGACCTTCCCTGCATGGACGACGACGACCTGCGCCGCGGCAAGCCCACGGTGCACAAGGCGTTCGACGAGGCCACTGCGGTGCTGGCCGGCGACTGCTTCCATGCGCTCGCCTTCGAACTGCTCGCCGACGATGCCACGCACGAGGATCCGTTCGTCCGCTCCGAGCTGGTGGTCGAGCTGGCCAAGGCGTCGGGCATCGACGGGATGGGCGGGGGACAGGCGATGGACCTCGCCGCCGAGGGCCAGTTCCTCGACCTGCCGGCCATCACCCGGCTGCAACAGCTCAAGACCGGCGCACTGATCGAATATGCGGTGGAGGCAGCGGTCATCATGGGCCGTGTCGCCGAAGATGGCCGTGCGCCCTATCGCGGTTATGCCCGCAATGTCGGGCTCGCCTTCCAGATCGCCGACGACCTCCTCGACCATGAAGGCGACGAGAGCGCGGCGGGCAAGAAGCTGAACAAGGATGCCGATGCCGGCAAGGCCACATTCGTGTCGCTGCTCGGCCCCGACCGCGCGCGGCTGCAGGCCGAAATGCTGGTCACCCAGGCGATCGAGCATCTGCACGGTCACGGCGAGGAAGCGGACTTGCTCCGCGCCATCGCCCGCTATGCGGTGGAGCGCGACCGGTGA